The proteins below are encoded in one region of Macrococcus armenti:
- a CDS encoding single-stranded DNA-binding protein — protein sequence MINKAIVAGRLVKDPLLRQAANNTTIVTFSLAVDRGNSKQGERQTDFLMCKAFNKTAENIHKYCNKGSFVSITGQIHSTRYEKDGKTNFGTEILIENIKFLPNMSSNKAEKHESRADTIWNSLSDEVKDKITNSLLTKGTDQLLQTQSTAEERWNSKLFENQEEKSPSVYAEQADEIIKKATNNEVNIENKDETSSQESDGETSAESEDSNVTDSNIPF from the coding sequence TTGATAAACAAAGCTATTGTTGCAGGTCGTCTCGTAAAAGATCCGTTGCTGCGTCAGGCTGCTAACAACACAACGATTGTTACATTTTCGTTAGCAGTAGATAGAGGTAATTCTAAGCAAGGTGAGAGGCAGACTGATTTTTTAATGTGTAAAGCTTTTAATAAAACTGCAGAGAATATTCATAAGTATTGTAATAAAGGTAGTTTTGTCAGTATTACTGGTCAAATTCATAGCACACGTTATGAGAAGGACGGGAAGACGAATTTCGGTACAGAAATATTAATTGAAAACATTAAATTCCTGCCTAATATGAGCAGTAATAAAGCAGAAAAGCATGAATCACGTGCTGATACGATTTGGAATAGCTTATCAGATGAAGTGAAAGATAAGATTACAAATAGCTTACTGACAAAAGGTACAGATCAGCTCCTGCAAACACAATCGACGGCTGAAGAACGTTGGAACAGTAAACTTTTTGAGAATCAGGAAGAGAAATCTCCGAGTGTATATGCGGAGCAGGCTGATGAGATTATTAAGAAAGCGACAAACAATGAAGTTAATATAGAAAATAAAGATGAAACATCATCACAAGAAAGTGATGGTGAAACATCTGCTGAAAGTGAAGATAGTAATGTAACAGATAGTAACATCCCGTTTTAG
- a CDS encoding YwpF-like family protein codes for MKTFKAIRFQIVEDESMKEYMLYDGVIINKENSGTGWLLEILIDEIHLETMESYMQNGTILDTRVVITRASNDPAMFESTIKDIQVLDDKISVIFECHIYTLRQTYAEKLLEQLVNDGLSGQSLITAFNRKMQSKPKLKDENE; via the coding sequence ATGAAAACGTTCAAAGCAATTCGATTTCAAATCGTTGAAGATGAATCAATGAAAGAGTATATGTTGTACGATGGTGTAATAATCAATAAAGAAAATAGTGGAACTGGCTGGCTGCTTGAAATATTAATTGATGAAATTCACCTTGAAACGATGGAATCATACATGCAGAACGGTACGATACTTGATACGCGTGTCGTTATTACACGTGCATCAAATGATCCCGCGATGTTCGAGTCCACAATTAAAGATATTCAAGTTTTGGATGATAAAATTTCAGTTATATTTGAATGTCACATTTATACGTTACGACAAACATATGCTGAAAAGTTATTAGAGCAACTCGTAAATGATGGATTATCCGGTCAGTCACTTATTACAGCATTCAACAGAAAGATGCAGTCTAAGCCTAAATTAAAGGATGAAAATGAATAA
- the fabZ gene encoding 3-hydroxyacyl-ACP dehydratase FabZ: METLLTFDEIKKIIPHRYPFLLIDRIVELEDGKRCTGIKQVSGNEPFFQGHFPEYAVMPGVLIVEALAQVGAVAMLNLEDNKGKLAMFTGIDKCRFKSQVTPGDTLTLTVEMTRIKGPIGKGTATAMVGDRLACSCEISFAIVDQ; encoded by the coding sequence ATGGAAACTTTATTAACTTTTGATGAAATTAAAAAAATTATTCCGCATCGTTATCCATTTTTGTTAATTGACCGTATCGTTGAGTTAGAAGATGGTAAACGTTGCACAGGTATTAAACAAGTGAGCGGGAATGAACCTTTCTTCCAGGGGCACTTTCCAGAATACGCTGTAATGCCAGGTGTATTAATTGTTGAAGCACTTGCGCAAGTAGGTGCGGTCGCGATGTTAAATTTGGAAGATAATAAAGGAAAACTTGCGATGTTTACAGGGATAGATAAATGTCGCTTCAAATCCCAAGTAACACCAGGAGATACTTTAACACTTACAGTTGAAATGACGCGTATTAAAGGTCCAATTGGTAAAGGGACTGCGACTGCAATGGTCGGAGATCGTCTTGCATGTAGTTGTGAAATCAGCTTTGCAATTGTAGACCAATAA
- a CDS encoding DNA-directed RNA polymerase subunit beta gives MKLRKPTFKERVTQIGDTEVVHRTVPIYVTLIFVLVLMAIIFIIGMMIGYGILHSPIDIFKPSTWQHLRELTGSGS, from the coding sequence ATGAAATTGAGAAAGCCAACTTTTAAAGAGCGTGTCACACAAATTGGTGATACTGAAGTCGTACATCGAACTGTACCGATATATGTTACACTGATTTTCGTTTTAGTTTTAATGGCGATTATTTTTATTATCGGCATGATGATTGGATATGGTATATTACATTCACCAATAGATATATTCAAACCGTCAACTTGGCAGCATCTTAGAGAACTTACAGGGAGTGGCAGTTAA